The genomic segment TCAAAGTACGTACCGGAGCGGACACTGCCTCTGACCTCGCCGCCGCGAGCGCGTTGCTCGCCGACCATGGGCTCGGCAGAGAGGCAGAGCAAGCGTTCACGGTCGCGGCAGAGTCAGCGCGTTCCTAGGACTGGGATCGTTCGCTGGAACGGCTCGAATCAGTTGTAGGGCCGCCAGACCGTCGCGATGACGATGTTCGCGACCGTGAGTACGCCGAGCGTGGGAACAACCCAGCGGGCGACGGTTTCCCGCTTGCGGTTGATCAGGGCGATGATGAGGATGGCGATCAGGATGACGAGCTTGATGGTGATCTTCACGTTGTCGACCTCGTGACCGAGCGGGTACTGGAGGCCGACGAGCACGATTCCGGTCGCGAGCATCACCCAGGCGCCGTGCAGGATCGCCGGGATGATGCGCGCTTTTCCGAGCTTGATGGCGGAGATCTGCACGAGGATGCCGCCGAGCAGGCTGGCGACTCCGATGATGTGCAGAGCGAGCACGATGTTCTTGACGATTTCCATGTCTGGTCCTGTTCGTGTCGGGGTGCGGTGGGATCAAGTCGTGTAGGGCGAGAGCGTGCCGTCGACCATCTCGAGCACGCGGTCGCAGTGTTCGAGCACCTCGTGATCGTGGGTGACCATCACCACCGCGACATCGGCCCGGTGTGCCTGCTCGGCGAGCAGTTGCACGACCTCGTGGCTCCGGGCCCGGTCGAGCGCCGCCGTGGGTTCGTCGACGAGCAGGAGCGAAGGGGAATTGACGAGGGCACGAGCGATGCCCACGCGCTGGCGCTCACCGCCGGAGAGCTGTGCCGGGCGGCGCTTGGCGCGGTGCTTCATGCCCACCGCGTCCAGGAGCGGTGCCGGGTCGACCGACGGGTTGCCCGCCAGGCGCCCCATGAGTCGGAGCTGGTCGGCCGATGTGAGGGCCGGGATGAGGTTGCCCGACTGGAACACGAAACCGATGGTGTCGAGCCGGAAGCGTGCCGCCGCGTTGCCGCGGATGCGGCCGAGGTCGGTGCCGTGCACGTGCACCGTGCCGGAGTCGGCCTTGGTGAGGGCGCCGGCGACCGCGAGGAGCGAGGACTTGCCCGAACCGGACGGTCCGACGATGGTGACGAACTCGCCCGGCATGACGGTGAGCGAGACGTTGTCGAGAGCGCGGATGCGTGCGTCGCCGTCGCCGAGCTCCAGCGTGACGTCGTTGATGTCGAGTGCGGGTACGAGTGTGCGGGTCGTTGTCATTGCCGGCCTCCGAGCGCGGTGAGGGGGTCGATTCGGGAGATCCGGACGACGGCGAGAACCGCTCCGATGAGACCCAGGGCGATGGTGAGAACGCTTGCGACGGCGATCGGGCCGGCCTCGAGGTCGAAGGGCATCGCGTCGGGCATGATGGCGCCGAGCCCGACGCCGGCGGCGACTCCGATCGCGGTGAAGCCGATGAGGAGGATCGCGGCCTGCGCGATGCTGTCCCGCAGGAGGTAGCCGCGCGACGCTCCCACAGCGCGGAGGATGGCGATCTCGCCCTTGCGCTGGATCGTCCAGACGGTGAAGAACGCGCCGACCACCAGTGCGCAGATGGCGTAGAGGAAGACCTGGATCATGGTGAGCGTGAGCGTCTCGGCCTCGTAGCCCGGTGAGGCGTTGAAGGCCTCGGTGCGCGACATCGTCATCGTGCCGGCGGTCGCGTCGATGGCGGTGAGGTCGGTTCCCGACGGCGCGTCGAGGGCGACGACGCTCGAGTAGTCGTAGTCGAGCGCGGCGATCTGCTCCGCCGTCGGAGCTCCGGGCAGCGCCGTGTTCGACGCGATCAGCCGCCAGGTGTCGATGGGGAGGTACGCCACGTCGACGTGACCGAAGGTGGCCTGCCCTTCGGTGAAGCCGACGACCTTCAGCTCGAGTCCGATCCTGTCGAGGGTCACGACCGTGCCGAGCTCGAGTCCCTCGCTTTTCGCGGTCTCCGACACGACGATGCCGCCGAGGTCGTCGCCGACCGCGGTTCCACCGGAGACGGCGGGGTCGAGGAATCCGCCGGGTTGTATCCCGAACAGGGTCAGGTCGACCTGGTGGTCGGTGTCGGTGGTGCCGTTGACGATGCTCACGCCCATCGGCTCCGCCTGGTCGACGCCCTCGGCCTCCTGCCACGTGGCGAGCTGCTCGCCGTCGACCAGCGAACGACTGAACGCGTTGTCGGTGATCGTGCCCTCATCGAAGGCGAAGGCGGTGGCCGGCATCGACTTGAGCCCGGAGACCCCGTCGTTGACCAGACCGGAGGAAAGACCGGAGAGCAGCACCACGAGCACGGCGATCAGAGCGATCACGATACCCATCAGCGTGAACCGGCCTCGAGCGAACCGGAGTTCGCGCGCAGCGAGGAACATCATCACGTCCTAAAGGAGAGGGCATGGCAGAATGCCAACGAACCGACACAGTGTCAGTAACTTACCGACAGTGTGTCACCATCCAGGACGCGGAGCAAATCGGCGACGGCTCAGCCCTGCACGCCTCCGTCGAGGATCCCGTTGACGGAATCGATCACGTCCCCCGGCGGAACCCCATGACCCACCAACTGCATGCCGGCGTTGATGACCCCCTGCACGAGCGCCGCCTGGGCCACCGCGTTCGGGATCCGCAGCTCTTCGAGCAAGGTGCGGAGCGGCGTCGTGAGGGCGTCGTGCATGGCCATGATGGTCTCGACGCTCTTAGGAGAGAGGTCGGCCTGCTGTAGTCCGGTGGCCAGCGAGTGCTTGCCGTCGGCCGTCATCCGGATCGTCGCCGCGACATAGGCGTGGAGCCTGCCACGCCCGGGCGCAGCGGCAGCGATCGCGGCCTCCAGCTCGGCTGCCCACTCGTCGAAGGCCTGCATGGCGATCGCTGCCAGCAGGTCGTCCTTCGAGGGGAAGTACTCATAGAAGCTCGATCGCGCAAGGCCCGCCCGTTCGCAGACGGAACGCGGGGTGATCGCAGCCACGCCGCTCTCGGCGATGATCGCTTTTGCGGCCGCCACGAGGGCGCCACGCTGCGCGACGCGGTGCTCCGCGACAGTGGGGGCGGTGATCTTCGGCACCGACCCATTATCGTCCTCGTCGCCGGGGCTCACGCCCTCAGCGAACGTGAACCCGCTATGAATATGACGACACCATGTCGGTAAAGATGCGTTTCACTC from the Herbiconiux aconitum genome contains:
- a CDS encoding ABC transporter permease, which produces MFLAARELRFARGRFTLMGIVIALIAVLVVLLSGLSSGLVNDGVSGLKSMPATAFAFDEGTITDNAFSRSLVDGEQLATWQEAEGVDQAEPMGVSIVNGTTDTDHQVDLTLFGIQPGGFLDPAVSGGTAVGDDLGGIVVSETAKSEGLELGTVVTLDRIGLELKVVGFTEGQATFGHVDVAYLPIDTWRLIASNTALPGAPTAEQIAALDYDYSSVVALDAPSGTDLTAIDATAGTMTMSRTEAFNASPGYEAETLTLTMIQVFLYAICALVVGAFFTVWTIQRKGEIAILRAVGASRGYLLRDSIAQAAILLIGFTAIGVAAGVGLGAIMPDAMPFDLEAGPIAVASVLTIALGLIGAVLAVVRISRIDPLTALGGRQ
- a CDS encoding TetR/AcrR family transcriptional regulator — translated: MPKITAPTVAEHRVAQRGALVAAAKAIIAESGVAAITPRSVCERAGLARSSFYEYFPSKDDLLAAIAMQAFDEWAAELEAAIAAAAPGRGRLHAYVAATIRMTADGKHSLATGLQQADLSPKSVETIMAMHDALTTPLRTLLEELRIPNAVAQAALVQGVINAGMQLVGHGVPPGDVIDSVNGILDGGVQG
- a CDS encoding ABC transporter ATP-binding protein — protein: MTTTRTLVPALDINDVTLELGDGDARIRALDNVSLTVMPGEFVTIVGPSGSGKSSLLAVAGALTKADSGTVHVHGTDLGRIRGNAAARFRLDTIGFVFQSGNLIPALTSADQLRLMGRLAGNPSVDPAPLLDAVGMKHRAKRRPAQLSGGERQRVGIARALVNSPSLLLVDEPTAALDRARSHEVVQLLAEQAHRADVAVVMVTHDHEVLEHCDRVLEMVDGTLSPYTT